The stretch of DNA TTAATTATAAATGACAGTAGGTAACCACAAGCGAAGTATTACCCATTATGGTCTTCTCCAGGCCAAATGTCATCTTCATAAAACACGTCATCGTGATTGTTTCTGGAAACTGTGTCAAAGACCTCTGAAAATCTGTAAGTTTCCAAAATCATGCTGAAGAATTTCAATCTAATTCCAATAAATTATTGAAAATcacaaataaatgacaattaCCTGTCCAAGTATTCAGCCAGAAGCTCCACCACAGCTGCAGAGTAAAGCCACTCTTTTTCAGTTCTCTTTGTGTAACCAGGAAcctcctcattttttttgttgaatttcagGTTCAGGCCTACATTAGCTTTCTGTTCTCCACATGGACTATAAATAAGACAGACGAGTGATtaaggttgatttattgaagtgCGTTAACAAGACAGTAATCCCCTCACTTAttgcgaattcactactttgcgatttttttacgctgttaattattttaaaaaatatatacattttttgaaagttcataaaagtgaaaatacatgctgaaactcgtaagcggaagccacttttgctactaggactcagcactgtagaaaaaaaagctaagttATGatggggtgaccctacttttttcgattatcgcggccatgtctggtctacattaaccgtgatattcaagggattactgtagtgtgTGTGTTCTAAATGTTAGTTTCAAGagtgaatacttttttttggatcCTCTGCCAATGAAGATACTTCCAGAGAAGCGAGACACAAGGTAACTAGTGATACCAAGACGAGATGCCACAATGTACCCAGGACTGTACTTTACACTGTACTTCTATGAATACAAACAGAAATACAATCAGAAACAACTCTTTGAAACATACGTTTATAATTCAGTGTGCCTTACATGTTGGTTTTGGATTAACACTTCAAGTTGGGGTTCATATGGCACATTGAAAACCACGCGGATACGCCCGGCTTTAATGACATCACTCGAATCTTGCACCTGTTCAGAAGGGATGTCAAGCAGTGTAAATGCAATTTCCATGAGTGGATGAAAGCCAACATATTAAGTGTAGAAATTGCAGTAACTGACCTCGCCCATGGCGCCATAGTAAGGGTTCCCCACCATGAAAACGGTTGTGTGTGGAGGATACAAATCTCCTAAGCTATTAAAGCAGGTTAAAAACGAATAGTAGGCCTCAATGTCCTATAAAAAATGAGCACAAATCTTATGAATAGATGATATGAAATGCAGTTTTCCTGTGAAATTTGGTGAATGTGACTTAAAGGCTAATGTGGCCTGTAGTCCAAAACGCAGTTATGAAGTTCAAAGGTGTTGGAAAGACTCACATAatctatcgtcgtcaatggcattgacaGAATAAAAGTAAATCATTATaacaatggcattgaaacaAAAGTCCAgaacattttcagaatatttcaaCAGTTCATCAAGAGATTGGTAGTCAAAACAGTTTACTGCTGCTTTGTTGCTATCCTGTGAGagtgaaaatatgtatatttagacGTGTGCATGCTTGCATACCTTGACCACAGTTTGGTAGGCAAAAGGAAGGATCTGCTTAGCCCACTGTTTCTGTAACTCTACCACGCCATCTGATTTTGGGACGTATTTTCTTCCTGTCAGCAGCTGGCCATATAGAACCACTGCCGTTTCATTCACTATGATTCCTTTCCTCTTCAGGTAGCTAGAAAATATGAtatgttttgaaaataaatttccAAAAAATCAAGTGTGCATGGTCGAGATAGATGGTTTATTGTAGCAGTAAGACCAGTAAAACCCAATAAATTAAGCAAGGTTCTACTTGTGCTTTAGTACTGTTTTTGCTCTACAAGCATCTGCAAATGCTGTATTACAGTAGATGGGTaaacaatatgatttttttttaatgagcctTACTGTTCTGTTATTCCTTGGACGTCTTTCACCCAATCCCTTTGTATTTTGTCTGAGAGGTAAGTAATTTTCATTGGGGGTGGGGAGGAAGGCCTGTCGTAGGTTTTCTGGACCCCAGGTGGTTCTTCCAGAGAATACCTTTAAACCAATAAAAACTTTTATTCAAGTTCAAGCTAAATtactttaattttaaatgagaaCGGTGCCGTTTAAAGATCCAAAAAAACACCTATCAAtgcaataaaacaacaaaacattccCAAAAATGTCTTACTTGGTTTCTCCGTCTGATATGGCAACGATGCGGGCTTCCTCTAGATGTGGCCAGTTGACAAACACCGACTTCCCCAGTACTTCACCAACAACATCAACACCAAGCTATGAATTATAAGACAGAGGTAGAGACAGATAAGTGGGCGGCTACAAcaacatttgaatttttgtgGTTGTGGAGTGCAAAGGAGTTGAATTGTACTGTATCACACAGCCTGAGTGGATGTTTCTATTATTTCACACCAATTTTGCAGTCACCAGAATTAACCAAATATCAATGAAATTAAAGTATTAAACACCGTGCAGAATAGTGTTGTGAACGGAGAGAAGCGCTTACCAAAATTCTTTTCTCACTTTGAAAGATCTCCAGCATCATATTCTCACCTCTACTACTTTGCTGGAACACCACCACACCACTCTTTTTCATACTGAACTGTGAAAACATAACAAGGGGGTTaagctaaaaaaatgctatttgatTTGCTTAACTGTACTGTCTAAAACGTATTGTTTGGATTTCTTTTTTGACAGAAAGTACACCCGCACGCACAttaatgttttttgacctccaaaaaacccacacattatAAATTCTCGCTTATGAAATAGCTACAGTGCACCTTTAAGAGAGAATAGTTTTTCAAATGACATAGGAAGACTAACTAATTTTTACTGACCCTTCACTTCAATGTAATTTTGATGTGAATCTAAAAATGTTGTGGGTAACACTTGTACTGTTTTAAcactaaaaataatttggaattataCATAAAAAGTATTCATTTGACATTTGGCCAATGGCACTACGGTGAAGATCCAAATTCAAAATGATTCGTTGACAGCTGGCAGCAATGCAACATGCGGTAGAACTGAACGTTATAAAAAAATAGGTTAGTGGGGAAGACTTCCATTTCCTTTCCAATGGAAAACACATCACAAGTGATCACAAAACCAGTTATTTAGCCATCCATCTATAGTACTAGTCTCCTAAGTGATGATAAACTGTGTCAAATGTGGTAGAGTATTTCATACCGTGTGTTTTATGTGATGCAGTGTAGGGAACCCGCAAAAATACAGAGCTGAGCGATCCACACTCCTGCATATTCGGTTTAGTGGAACATGCCAGGCATCCATGGGAATTTTTTCTTCCCTGAAAAAAAGATAGGCAAATTAAAAATTAACTGACATTGGACATCCAACAAAGGGGCTGTAGTATAGAGGCGTTTGATCGTCAAGCTCAAATGAACGTCTTTGTTTGAGGAGCAACTTTCTAATTTTTAGACATGCAAACTACAGGATAAACCCagaattgaacccttgatcccaAAACTGTGGTGCCTGAAAAggtaatttgattattttttttttttacctattaatACAAACTCTACATTTAGACAACCCATTTTTATTTCCTAATCTGGAAATAAATTTAATGGACTGAAAACTGTGTGTGGTGCATATGCAAAAACAAGAAGGGTCAAAAGATTTTTTGGCACAGCCCAAACCCAACCAATCATTAGCTTTCCTTTAACAGTGCTGCAATCAACGGGTTGATTCTGAGCATAGAACAGCTGACTAATGTGAAATGAGAGAATTAGAATTACTCTTTATAAAactaaaatgtccaaaaatgcaTAGGAACAAAAATGAACCACCTCAGTCCAAAGTACTGCGACCATTTTTGTCATATACCTCCCACGTGCCCCAAAAAGTGGCCATACTCTGTCATACAGTACCATGTGGTTAAACTACACAAACTCCCAAGAACCAGTACGATGAAACTCTAGTCCTATAATGTACTTTCTTACAGATTCCATTTTAGAAACCTTAGCGAGATTAGTCCAATTAAGGGGTGACGGTGATGATGTGTGCACCTACCTGGCTTGACAGTGGAGGATGTTTGGGAAGAGCTGAGGAAGGGTGGAGGTGTATGTGAAATCTTTCTCATGGTCATATGTATAAAGAGCACACTCCGTATGATGATTCCTGGCGGTCTCCTCTTTGGTCAGTTTAGAATTGCAGAGGTCCATGGCAGCTAACAAACACCTCTGTTCAtaacagtagaaaaaaaaatacaattttctaaAAGGAATGGAtacttgatgaaaaaaaatagtagtcaaGGATACATGGTATTGAAAATAGATGGAATGCATGGAACATACCTCATCAATAAAGGGAATTAGAACAACAGCCTCCCACTCCTGCTGCTTGCCATTGAGGTCTGTTTTGAAATCTACAGGGTAATATTCGATAATCGATGACATTTCACTGGTCATCAGGGACTggaaaatgcaaaacaaaaccaaaaaaaattacattcatcaCGTTGAAAATATAAGACAGAATGCATGGTTTTTGGCATTTTGTGGTTTTTGACAAATCTGATCTCTGAAGTCACAACAACAGACTGTGCTTACAAATCGGATTCCCTGAGAGTTGGGAAACTACaaattgttcataaaaaaaaaaaacgaattgtATATGTGGAAATGCCTAGTTATGAAATTGACAAACAAAAGCGACAGGTCAAAAAATTGGgacttaaaatatgtataatttcAAAGGCTAGGtattgtgtatttttcattAGGATAGTGTCATTCTAAAGCGAACTCGGGTAATAATTTTAACCTAAGTTGATTTCTGAATGCCATATTTTCATAATAAATTGAAAATTGTTTAACATCATGGTTCTCTCaaatggctggcaaccagtccaTCATGTAGTCTTCTGCTGGCATAGGTTCTAGCACAATGCACTCCTGACAAGAAAAAGGGGTGTTGAGAATGGATAAATGAATATCCAGGGGCAGCCAAAAGGTTGAGCGGAGCCAGGTTTGTTGGAatccaatgttccttctaagctGCGTGCGTgggcaattgcgcactactctcgtcttctccgcGAACAGCAATCATATGAAGCGCACAAAAGAAaattcaacctttttttccctccatgatggcgccgttcacgcggcagccagtggcagtagctctgtccactcttgtttttcgtgttttacaggccttcttttttttttttttataacattttaatatttcttaatacattcgttttttactttactgtgcaaatagaagaacaagtgatgaaatcgggtgagaactgtctaaatctgcGGTGTTTGgttgtgtatgtgcgtgtgtgtatgtctagTATGTGTAattgtttgtcttcaacctacacaatggactataaatggaaattagccctgggctgcaatcttacatatataagTTCTTTAATATGATTataaatatgtttattaatatgtgctatcccttattacataaatcaaagcaaaatcatggaCAAATATTGCATATGaatggaaacttgactatctcaagtgacacgttcaccagaaaatccatttgaacgAGAATGAGAACTGCGAAGGACAGATGGGTAAAATATGGTAAAATTTAAGTCGGATTTTTGCATATTCTCATGgcatttatgaagatgttttttcagatatgttttcattcatttctgaaccactttatccactttatcactcccggggggtgctggagcctatctctgctgactttgggccaggggtgggggacaccctgtatcggtggccagccgatcgcagggcacaagaaacggatagccatgcacactcagacccatacctaggggcaattttagagcgtccaatcagcctacaatgcatctttctgggatgtgggaggaaaacaaagtactcagagaaaacccaaaggcccagggagaatatgcaaattcaacacagatggaccgacctggatttgaacccaggaccccagagctgtgacgcCAACGCACGAACCACTCATTCCCTAATCATCactaatcattacattttattattactaaatcatttatttacatgtagtagacatgcacctgctaatggcaggtgtgatactggtgtgtgcccatagcgagcaatgatgatgttgctctcACTcaacggtgctcggacatttggtcgccgctctttggtccccgttggtcaccggtcttttggtcgccgttagggttatggttgtcaaatgcacttagatattaaaccttaacccagacatgggcaaaccaTGGCCCTCGGGgcacatccggcccgccgacgttgtccaaaatgtttttttccccccaagatggcgccgtcacgcggaagcccgtggcagtagctctgtccacttatttatttttcatgtttcacAGCCCCTcaatctttttttcaaattacattctaatatttcttaatacattgttttttaccttacattgtactttatactttttactttgatgataagtaatgagtatgttaatactttagtccttttttcagtttatgtttcatatgtactattagcTCCAAAAAGTGAGGACCCACCCAGAATCGTACCCTCGACCACAGAActttgaggccgacgtgctaaccactggtATGACGAGGGTCTAACGTTGGATAAATTATTCAAAGCTATTATTCACATATTTTATAGCATTCAACTTTTTTGTGAATTCAGTCTAGATATGAAAATCACAAAAATGTGCTTTAGAAGTTTTCATTGGGTGCACCAATTAAATTTCAGTCCTCCATGTTGGAAAAAGCACTTAAGCCCAAATCTTACATTTAAATCACGTGATAGTCACTTAAGACACAGTTCAACGAATGGTATGAGGTTAGGCTAAAAGGGGATAGGTTTGTGTGTGTTACCCTGTAACATTCAGGCAACAGCTCCTTGCTGGCTGAGGGTAGGACGGCTAAAAGTTGCTGAAAGGGCATAAAGGGTTTTCCGAGCTCAAAGGTCAGCACCAATTCAGAAATATTTCTGATGTCTGACAAGAAAGGTGCATAGTGGAAAGGGTAAAACCTGgaaaatggagggaaaaaaagtttaagcTGAGGCATGTTAAGGAAAGTGTGAAACACACTAATTAAGATATCAAAATTAtacaagaagacaaaaaaaatggaaatacatgATCTTGtttctaataaaataaagaagttCTCACCAGCTCCAGGATTTAACTCCATGGTAATAATAGTGAAGAATCCACTGTATGCCTTCAACATAACATTTGGCTTGTTTTGACAGAAAATCACTGCAAAGATTGAATGCAAATATCATTTCAGGTTACCTTACATTcacaaaatgatattttgacatttgagTTGAATTTTCAAACCTTTTCTCTTGTCTAAACACAGTATGTAATGGTAaatcatttgggaaaaaaaacttcaaaatgaACAGAAGTAACCTAATCTGCATAAAATTACATACAATGTGGGATTAATTTTATTCAGAtagataaaacattttttgtattctttaatGGTctctatttttaaacagaaattcaTATTTCAAAGGCCGGAAAGAAAAAGattgaaaatattcataattgAAGAGCCAATGTTTTCACTATCAACAGTCCTTGCCTTGGAATGGGAAATACGTGTTAAAGAACTGAAGGATATCTGTCATAATCTTTCAAAATTAAGCATATGTGTGAggctaaataataataattaaaaaaataaaaataaaacttactCAGACACTACATCCACCCCCATTTTGGTCATATAGTAAGTGCGCTTGTATTGTCTGAATTCGGTTTCAAATAGATCGTCTTCCTCTTCACATTCATCTGCAGGTCCTTTTCCACCATCTAAGACTTGATCAGGTGAAGTCAACAGAGCCAGGGGGAGAGAGGACTCCTGTAAACACACATGGTGGAATTGGCTCAATCAAATTTGTGTATGTGGGAACAACAAACAGTGAATATTGGGTACGGTTGGTTTTATCACTGCTGCCCTACCTCTTCCTTTTGAATGCGTTTACTTTCAGCTTCGGTTTCTGCTGCTCGGCCAGCCGCCTCATTCAGGTACTTATTCCCAACTTTACTCTCAAACCATTTCAAGTCCACGAATATTTCACTGAAATGTTCACGGTCAAACTGCACAGAGGaggaaaaatataatacaatacaCGGAAGACCCATTCATCAgtttcatttggggaaaaaagtgttttaaaaaaactaaacaaattttaaaaaatgaaactatcACACACCTCAGCGAGTTTCTGCAAGTATTTTTCAAAGTTTCCAAGGTTAAGATGGCCATTCTCGTTCAGATAACCTGAGAATAAGATAAATCAGTTTAATTCATGTTAAAGAGTAGACTATGTAagtaaatttagaaaaaaagggctttttgtAAATGGCATTCGCCTGCCAGCCTGGGTAATTTTCTTTGTAAATTCTGCCTATGAAGTCCTGAAAgggctaaacaaaatgtataatttttctTTCAAGGAGGCAGAcacaaaactgaaaaacattTCCTGATGAGACGATAAATTCTGGggatttagacatttttattaTCAAATTGAATGATTAATTGATAATTAAATATGTTGTCAATTCATTAGTTGCAACTCTTTGGAATACATAAACTGATTATTAAAAACATAACTTCAATCATCAGATTGGTGCTGTATGATATAATGATTTACTGTATAttgtacagtatatatatatataatctacaTAACTGTGTATTAATAATTACATACAATTTtatattgaatattttcatGTCTATTGTCCTTATCCTATAGCAATTGTTGTTAGAACCAAGAACTAAACCCACCCCAAAATCCTTAATTTTTCTGATATGTTTGTTACCTCATTTAATAAAGGTTACATTCATAATAAACCTTTTAATAAAGGATAACCAATGGAAACACATGGGAGTTAACAAGCATATTGTGCACTGTAGGCATTTCTCACCATCAAGAGTTGGTAACACACTGATGTATGTCTTATACAACAATGGCAGAGCATCATGATTAATGTGAAGATGTGGAAGATGAGGGATGAAGTCGTTCCCCACTAGGAAGCTCATTAGAATCCAGTCATCGATAATCCGCTCCAAATCATAATCAGAGCCCAACGAAttcttgaaaagaaaaaaagagcataATAACGACAGAATTTTTGTACATGCCATGATGTGAGTGTAATACCATACCTTAACCGCAGAAAACTCGTAATTAATGTATTCCCTCATAAGAGACAAGTGAAGCAAATGAAATGTCGTCTCCTCAGGAGCAGTTACCCTAAAGGAGAACATACAGACTAGTATCATTCAACAAGCCTTTATCAAACACAGAAGTAATGGAAATACCCATTTATATAACTACAATAATCTCTTGAAAATATAGTCAGTTTTCCGATGTTTTCTGGTTTCATGCAACATCATTTGAGTTGAAATAAGGCCatacttcttaaaaaaataaaaaattgatgCAGGTCATTGCATTGATTTCATTGCAGCTATTGTAGGCTTGTCGACAACGGTTTTCCTTAACCATCAATTATAAGTGGCCGACAAAGTAGTCACAGTGGCACATTTTAAATTACACATGCATTTTTCAGTGGAAGTCCCCCATGTTATTGCACATTTGTGCATGAATTCACGCATTCATGAGAACCGTTGTGATTTCCTCGGTCTGACTGCCGCAAGCCGGTGGAGTTAGTCATGAGTTGTTTTTGTAGTAGAGGTGCAGAAAAAACGCAGCCATTCCCGGCAAGATTCCCAGGTAAGCCTTTTCATACTAGTGCCCCAAACGTTCAGTCAaaaaaagatccaggatggGGGGCACGTACCAGTGCAGCGGCTCTTTGCTCTctacccataccaccctggtcacaacctgttccagctgctgccctctgacagacactacaggtctcacaaagcatggacaaatagacttttggacagttttttctCCCAGAGCCATGAGGGCGctgaacttgcattagcacgacacgcaatcccttctgtgcaataacttcggggtgtgcaataacaattgcgatatcttagattgtgcattATTCATTAATAGAAAATGAAGCTCtctcaataacaacaacaaaccttTTCTGGGATTTTTTGCCCCCAAAACGGACCTCTTCTCTGAGCAGGGAGAAATTTGGCTCATGACTGGTCAAACCTAACATgatctaatgaagaaaaacaacatggaAAAACTGAGAGATCTGACAAATTGACAACAATCTGCATATTggcataaaaacaaatcataccAGGTCAGCATCCAGGCCATATAAGCAGTGCCTAGTGTTGGGGTCATGGTGTGGTTTGGCTGTCTCTGAGCGTATGAATTCCATGATTTTATGCTCTCCCTCACCGGGGGTCTATAAGATAGATGTACGAGAAATTCTCCACCTCAGTCAATGAACCAGTCTTAGCAAGatactttatttttcttaacaCCAGTAGTGTTATAAATGCATACACACCTCATGGCCTGAAAGGTAAATTTTGACATTCTGCCAAAGTTTGTCAGTAGAGAGTTTGTTGTGGACAAAATATGTCAGCTGCTCTTGGAGTTTGACCATGAACTCGGTGCCTGAAAGGAGATCAGAGTACATTAAAAGTGCTaaccttaagaaaaaaaatctctaaaatgtGTACTTTGATATCTCTGTCACCCCATAACaagactttggaaaaaaaaaacttgagtgaTGGGGTtggaattttaagaaaaaatgcaaatccAAACAATTTCATACATATTCAATAATAAGAATTCACAGCCGTTGCATGATAATTTGTTGATACACATTTGCCAGAAATTACAGCATCTAGTTctcttcttttttcattttcatataaTGACTTCAACCCATAAACTCTTGGATATTTTGGATGCTTTATTTGTTCTGTTGTATGCTGAATAATAAAGTGCTCACTAGGGCTGGGGGAAAAACAACTTCAATGACTCAGCTAGGTCGACTACAAAAATAGTTTGACTAAGAGAATAGGCAGCAGActaaaaaggccatgcagagggtgattaacactgctCAGAAGATcgccggctgctctctgccctcactggaagacattgccagccctcgttacctcagcagggCCGGCCGGGaacattgttggggacccacaccaacctggtcacaacctgttccagctgcggCCCTCTGACAGACGCTACAgatctcacaaagtacggacaaataggctaaaggacagtttttttcccacagccatcaggactttgaacttgcggtagcacgacacacaatcccttctgtgtaataactttggggtgaggtaacatgaaggacGTTGGCCGTTGATTTATGTCctgctggctgactgaaggtaagtgaggagacagtgagaggtaagttaTCCGTTTTTTGTTGGTCtacatctgcgaggcaaactttttctgcaGTCCCCGGGATTTGGTTGTGCTCAGGGGTGATGCAATGCTTCCACTGTTGGCATTCCTCAGTGCTTTTCTCATTCCATTCCTTGGGGAAAGcgcactttgtggagaagcactaccaatttcgtcatacgcagctgggtatgatgacaattaggcttttgtcgagtcaatgatgatgacaaagcctatgtctgattattattaatagGTTGACACACAATCTCTGTTCTGAGTATCAGCCACTAGCATATTCTTGGTTATGGTCCACACTAATTAGTTTACCAACCCTCGGAAAAAACCTTTATTAGATAATGAAAACTAAATAACTTCCCATGACTGTTCAAAATCTATTAGGCAAACCCCAGTGTTGAAAATGTGACACTTTTTGATCTTTGCTTAAT from Stigmatopora nigra isolate UIUO_SnigA chromosome 9, RoL_Snig_1.1, whole genome shotgun sequence encodes:
- the xrn1 gene encoding 5'-3' exoribonuclease 1, with translation MGVPKFYRWISERYPCLSEVVKEHQIPEFDNLYLDMNGIIHQCSHPNDEDVHFRISEEKIFADIFHYLEVLFRIIKPRKVFFMAVDGVAPRAKMNQQRGRRFRSAKEAEEKIKKALEKGEVLPTEARFDSNCITPGTEFMVKLQEQLTYFVHNKLSTDKLWQNVKIYLSGHETPGEGEHKIMEFIRSETAKPHHDPNTRHCLYGLDADLIMLGLTSHEPNFSLLREEVRFGGKKSQKRVTAPEETTFHLLHLSLMREYINYEFSAVKNSLGSDYDLERIIDDWILMSFLVGNDFIPHLPHLHINHDALPLLYKTYISVLPTLDGYLNENGHLNLGNFEKYLQKLAEFDREHFSEIFVDLKWFESKVGNKYLNEAAGRAAETEAESKRIQKEEESSLPLALLTSPDQVLDGGKGPADECEEEDDLFETEFRQYKRTYYMTKMGVDVVSDDFLSKQAKCYVEGIQWILHYYYHGVKSWSWFYPFHYAPFLSDIRNISELVLTFELGKPFMPFQQLLAVLPSASKELLPECYRSLMTSEMSSIIEYYPVDFKTDLNGKQQEWEAVVLIPFIDERCLLAAMDLCNSKLTKEETARNHHTECALYTYDHEKDFTYTSTLPQLFPNILHCQAREEKIPMDAWHVPLNRICRSVDRSALYFCGFPTLHHIKHTFSMKKSGVVVFQQSSRGENMMLEIFQSEKRILLGVDVVGEVLGKSVFVNWPHLEEARIVAISDGETKYSLEEPPGVQKTYDRPSSPPPMKITYLSDKIQRDWVKDVQGITEHYLKRKGIIVNETAVVLYGQLLTGRKYVPKSDGVVELQKQWAKQILPFAYQTVVKDIEAYYSFLTCFNSLGDLYPPHTTVFMVGNPYYGAMGEVQDSSDVIKAGRIRVVFNVPYEPQLEVLIQNQHKYSVKYSPGYIVASRLGITSYLVSRFSGSIFIGRGSKKNPCGEQKANVGLNLKFNKKNEEVPGYTKRTEKEWLYSAAVVELLAEYLDRFSEVFDTVSRNNHDDVFYEDDIWPGEDHNGTEKVAEIMTWLKSHPVSSISRASCDLQVLDIAIVEKIEEAVEKVKVKKSTKKVRVTVKPHLLFRPLEQQQGVVPDPDSDYRLFDRVINARESFTVPLGLRGTIIGIQGAEREDEVLYEVLFDEEFAGGLNIRCTSPRCYRLPPCALINLSHGARMDPANHKLTAIVKPQPAAAPNFNAHHHQASLNHSPHSPFIATQHNHKHSGVKPAYQVSKNATSKAPVQKQQAKGKEAYVDVWQSLQGAGPPAQWQNNASVGLIRLLKKNDDANTANLPQQNTVSKPSSEFEDLLASLKISKDSQQSPANHGPVPSQPPTTQSDGPLSPQSFAMKGTMVLKEMLKIDCTETGSRSPQETAPNQKESKRRKSQKIAAIMNVPGDALASSSHVPVTPVNQPNTLMASKVSELACVCVSLGMAPPEFSFIQNRQGVAVCQVKLSNGLTLHGPQCRSENDAKENAAFFALQRLNSLGSGFPLQPPLIHGMRHMHPPGIRAMPPVFNQSGLLMPPQGCGPAPVWGMPLPPHQQKPAYYGAAGTFPGTARPQPVTTLPIGSHNQFIPLQVTKKRVSANKKHQDTREFYSAARTVAKNQTQKGQDTASGQSQTSSQAADTQPPYTPPRQNKPASGHTPGSASKKKHRKLAVNFEAPKLYD